One Kitasatospora sp. MAP12-44 DNA segment encodes these proteins:
- a CDS encoding GNAT family N-acetyltransferase yields MDTTLPDGYEISTDPARLDAELIHRWLSLDAYWALGVTRDKQDQAIAGSLNFGLYASPGTGEGGAQLGYARVVTDRATFAWLCDVYIAPAARGRGLGTALAAAVRDHLAGYDLRRVMLATADAHEVYAKVGFAPLATVEKWMLLGKQ; encoded by the coding sequence CGAGATCTCCACCGACCCCGCCCGCCTCGACGCCGAGCTGATCCACCGCTGGCTCTCGCTCGACGCCTACTGGGCACTCGGCGTCACCCGCGACAAGCAGGACCAGGCGATCGCCGGTTCGCTCAACTTCGGCCTCTACGCGAGCCCCGGCACGGGCGAGGGCGGCGCCCAACTCGGCTACGCCCGGGTGGTCACCGACCGGGCCACCTTCGCCTGGCTCTGCGACGTCTACATCGCCCCCGCCGCGCGCGGCCGGGGGCTGGGCACGGCGCTGGCCGCCGCCGTCCGCGACCACCTCGCCGGCTACGACCTGCGCCGCGTCATGCTGGCCACCGCGGACGCCCACGAGGTCTACGCCAAGGTCGGATTCGCGCCGCTGGCCACGGTGGAGAAGTGGATGCTCCTGGGCAAGCAGTGA
- a CDS encoding helix-turn-helix domain-containing protein, which produces MREPLPADMFDELCPSSLNPIRFGDKWAALVIRCLEHGPRRFSELRVPLGRVTPKVLTQSLRSLERDGLVKRTVYAEATPHVEYELTPLGRSMLEPMAAACAWAEEHWDELLSARE; this is translated from the coding sequence ATGAGGGAACCGCTGCCCGCCGACATGTTCGATGAACTGTGCCCGTCCTCGCTCAATCCGATCCGGTTCGGTGACAAGTGGGCGGCGCTGGTCATCCGCTGCCTTGAGCACGGACCGCGCCGCTTCTCCGAGTTGCGGGTGCCGCTGGGCCGCGTCACCCCCAAGGTCCTCACCCAGTCACTGCGGTCCCTTGAACGCGACGGCCTGGTCAAGCGCACCGTCTACGCCGAGGCCACCCCGCATGTCGAGTACGAGCTGACTCCGCTGGGCCGCAGCATGCTCGAACCCATGGCGGCCGCCTGCGCGTGGGCGGAGGAGCACTGGGACGAACTGCTCAGCGCCCGTGAGTAG
- a CDS encoding NAD(P)H-binding protein: MNIVVFGAGGRIGRQAVAEASRRGHQVTAVVRDPAGHGELAGARAVAGDVTDAASIEQVAAGHDAAVNAAVDLSVPPHDFFTASSRALTAGLAKAGVHRLVTVGLASIMPGASGAPLMDEPGYPNEYRPFYLGHAAGLDELRSCTLDWAYVAPAGDFDHAGPVTGRYQLAEHGDPASRITPADFAIALLDEVDAPRHHRAALTVREA; the protein is encoded by the coding sequence ATGAACATCGTGGTCTTCGGTGCGGGTGGCCGGATCGGGCGGCAGGCCGTCGCCGAGGCGAGCCGGCGCGGCCACCAGGTCACCGCCGTGGTGCGTGACCCCGCAGGCCACGGCGAGTTGGCCGGGGCGCGGGCGGTGGCGGGCGATGTCACGGATGCGGCGAGCATCGAGCAGGTGGCCGCCGGACACGATGCCGCCGTCAACGCCGCCGTGGACCTGTCCGTTCCGCCGCACGACTTCTTCACCGCGTCGTCCCGCGCCCTGACGGCCGGCCTGGCGAAGGCCGGCGTGCACCGCCTGGTGACGGTCGGCCTCGCATCGATCATGCCCGGAGCGTCCGGTGCCCCGCTGATGGACGAGCCCGGCTACCCGAACGAGTACCGACCCTTCTATCTCGGCCACGCGGCAGGCCTCGACGAGCTTCGAAGCTGCACCCTCGACTGGGCATACGTGGCCCCCGCAGGCGACTTCGACCACGCTGGCCCGGTCACCGGCCGCTACCAGCTCGCCGAGCACGGCGACCCGGCCAGCCGGATCACGCCAGCGGACTTCGCCATCGCCCTGCTCGACGAGGTCGATGCGCCCCGCCACCACCGTGCCGCCCTCACCGTCCGGGAGGCATGA
- a CDS encoding nitroreductase family deazaflavin-dependent oxidoreductase: MPVLHDSPNAWVAEHIRRFQETGGRPRPDVNDLLLTTRGRRTGELRRTALVYQHDSDRYVLAASNNGADHHPAWYLNLLADPSVTVQVGTDTFAAHARPATEAERPQLWHLMVAATPQYAAYQQQTTREIPIVLLEPAR; this comes from the coding sequence ATGCCCGTTCTCCACGACAGCCCCAACGCCTGGGTCGCCGAGCACATTCGCCGCTTCCAGGAGACCGGAGGCCGACCCCGACCGGACGTGAACGACCTGCTGCTGACCACCCGAGGCCGGCGCACCGGCGAACTGCGCCGCACCGCCCTGGTCTACCAACACGACAGCGACCGCTACGTCCTGGCGGCCTCCAACAACGGCGCGGACCACCACCCGGCCTGGTACCTCAACCTGCTCGCCGACCCGTCCGTCACCGTGCAGGTGGGCACGGACACCTTCGCCGCACACGCCCGCCCCGCCACCGAGGCAGAGCGCCCACAGCTGTGGCACCTGATGGTCGCAGCCACGCCCCAGTACGCGGCCTACCAGCAGCAGACCACCCGCGAAATCCCCATCGTCCTCCTGGAACCCGCCCGCTGA
- a CDS encoding ASCH domain-containing protein: protein MTFDSQKPPQSAVRVMHLRRPYLDLVASGAKTVEVRVTYPNRRDLAPGQLIRFQAEGAHVLTRVTRVSRYASFEEMLDHEDVAAISGVPESREELLTAIRSIYDETKESLGVITLEVHVVTSES from the coding sequence GTGACCTTCGATAGCCAGAAGCCGCCCCAGTCGGCTGTCCGCGTGATGCACCTACGTCGCCCATACCTCGATCTGGTTGCCTCCGGAGCCAAGACAGTCGAGGTTCGGGTCACCTATCCCAACCGTCGCGATCTGGCACCCGGGCAGCTGATCCGCTTCCAGGCAGAGGGAGCGCACGTCCTGACCCGGGTCACCAGAGTCAGCCGGTACGCCTCCTTCGAAGAGATGCTCGATCACGAAGACGTGGCCGCGATCAGCGGGGTACCTGAGTCCAGGGAAGAGCTGCTGACCGCGATCAGATCAATCTATGACGAGACGAAAGAGTCACTTGGGGTGATCACGTTGGAGGTGCATGTAGTGACTTCCGAGAGCTGA
- a CDS encoding peptide deformylase: MIQVRPSEQMRDLGVVQYGAPVLAEPARPFDLPAEREAAEQVIEQLFTSMERIGQVHPFAKGMGIAAPQIGIGRAAAIVQPAETGTPAIVLLNPRITDRSNEADEQFEGCLSFFDVRGLVPRPLRITVETTTLDGQPVVTTYERGLARLVHHEIDHLDGLLYTARMRTGVDPIPVEQYRQTGRAWAYEQ; this comes from the coding sequence GTGATCCAGGTGCGGCCCAGCGAGCAGATGCGTGACCTTGGAGTGGTGCAGTACGGCGCCCCCGTCCTCGCCGAGCCCGCCCGCCCCTTCGACCTGCCGGCCGAGCGGGAGGCCGCCGAGCAGGTCATCGAGCAGCTTTTCACCTCGATGGAGCGCATCGGGCAGGTTCACCCCTTCGCCAAGGGCATGGGCATCGCGGCACCGCAGATCGGCATCGGCCGGGCCGCCGCGATCGTCCAGCCTGCCGAGACCGGCACTCCGGCGATCGTCCTGCTAAACCCCCGCATCACCGACCGCTCCAACGAGGCGGACGAGCAGTTCGAGGGCTGCCTGTCCTTCTTCGACGTGCGTGGCCTGGTGCCCCGCCCGCTGCGGATCACCGTGGAGACCACCACGCTGGACGGCCAGCCAGTGGTCACCACGTACGAACGCGGGCTCGCCCGGTTGGTCCACCACGAGATCGACCACCTCGACGGACTCCTCTACACCGCCCGGATGCGCACCGGCGTTGACCCCATCCCCGTCGAGCAGTATCGGCAGACTGGCCGCGCATGGGCCTACGAGCAGTAG
- a CDS encoding putative immunity protein gives MANGTSEINLSKQDLREVTRYAAQSAQEVLEIFERAHPADSRPRDAVDAAWTFARGGERGKALRDTGWAAHKAAREADTAAASNAARAAMSAAAAAYLHPLADAHQVKHILGAAAHAACVAELVAGNDRKAGADHIEQACRHASPVVVDVLSRYPAAPPGGGRVGELLRDLDQTLRSRCLGEGGCVVCGQDVP, from the coding sequence ATGGCGAATGGCACCAGCGAGATCAATCTGAGCAAGCAGGACCTTCGTGAGGTCACCCGCTATGCAGCCCAGAGCGCGCAGGAGGTCCTTGAGATCTTCGAGAGAGCACACCCAGCCGACTCGCGGCCTCGCGACGCCGTGGATGCCGCATGGACGTTCGCCCGAGGTGGCGAACGCGGGAAGGCACTGCGCGATACCGGGTGGGCGGCACACAAGGCGGCCCGAGAGGCAGATACCGCGGCGGCGAGCAACGCGGCGCGGGCGGCGATGTCCGCAGCAGCCGCTGCGTACCTCCATCCACTGGCCGACGCCCACCAGGTGAAGCACATTCTGGGGGCAGCGGCCCACGCGGCGTGTGTGGCTGAACTTGTTGCGGGCAATGATCGGAAGGCCGGTGCTGATCACATTGAGCAGGCTTGCCGGCACGCGTCACCAGTCGTCGTTGATGTGCTCAGCCGCTACCCTGCCGCACCGCCCGGAGGAGGACGTGTCGGGGAACTGTTGCGCGACCTGGATCAGACCCTCCGCAGCCGCTGTTTGGGCGAGGGAGGCTGCGTCGTCTGCGGCCAGGATGTCCCCTAG
- a CDS encoding alpha/beta fold hydrolase — protein MPTFSAPDGTRLAYRVIGTGDPLVCLPGGPTDSRYLGDLGGLSKHRRLIVPDLRGTGRSAIPQDTASYRCDRLVDDVEALREHLGLPRLDLLGHSAGANIAAQYTARYPQHIAKLALIGPSTRAVGIAVTAETRRELAGLRKAEPWFPAAFAALQALTAGTGGDADAVASFFYGHWDTAAQHHHAASRPTNPEAVTLFAADGAFTPHATRAGLATCTAPALLLAGEFDLNSPPQSVAEYAELLPTATLVVQPGAGHYPWLDDADQFTATMAAFLA, from the coding sequence ATGCCCACCTTCTCCGCACCTGACGGAACCCGGCTCGCCTACCGCGTGATCGGAACCGGCGACCCGCTCGTCTGCCTCCCGGGAGGCCCCACCGACTCCCGCTACCTCGGCGACCTCGGCGGCCTGTCCAAGCACCGCAGGCTGATCGTCCCGGACCTGCGCGGCACCGGCCGGTCCGCGATTCCCCAGGACACCGCCTCCTACCGCTGCGATCGCCTGGTCGACGACGTCGAGGCGCTGCGCGAACACCTCGGACTTCCCCGGCTGGACCTGCTCGGCCACTCCGCCGGTGCGAACATCGCAGCGCAGTACACGGCCCGGTACCCGCAGCACATCGCCAAGCTCGCCCTGATCGGCCCCAGCACGAGAGCCGTCGGCATAGCGGTCACCGCGGAGACACGACGTGAGCTCGCCGGGCTCCGGAAGGCCGAGCCGTGGTTCCCGGCGGCGTTCGCCGCCCTGCAAGCGCTCACCGCGGGCACGGGCGGCGACGCGGACGCCGTCGCCTCCTTCTTCTACGGCCACTGGGACACCGCGGCACAGCACCACCACGCAGCCAGCCGGCCCACCAACCCCGAGGCGGTCACCCTCTTCGCGGCCGACGGCGCCTTCACCCCCCACGCCACACGCGCGGGGCTCGCCACCTGTACGGCCCCCGCCCTGCTGCTCGCCGGAGAGTTCGACCTGAACAGCCCCCCGCAGTCAGTTGCCGAGTACGCCGAGCTGCTCCCCACCGCCACTCTCGTCGTGCAACCGGGAGCCGGCCACTACCCCTGGCTCGACGATGCGGACCAATTCACGGCGACCATGGCGGCATTCCTGGCTTGA
- a CDS encoding sigma-70 family RNA polymerase sigma factor, whose protein sequence is MARDEHTQQEPETLTEEQAGRMLAEMNDVIRAGEEMRKLRTEMIKLFADFGWTQERIAQLTDLSQPAVSKQVTKYKAGDPLPPMGLSLDQHDAPWLEGRLWGLAEEISESCDDTARCTRYLNAVARGKKRFTPQSVDELRRLVEQDLMLHQAELPGGYRDAYDEISRGLDVPARVATTAPAAMRRALARRLQRDRFRREE, encoded by the coding sequence ATGGCACGCGACGAGCACACGCAGCAGGAGCCCGAGACGCTGACCGAGGAGCAGGCCGGACGGATGCTCGCCGAGATGAACGACGTCATCCGCGCGGGTGAGGAGATGCGGAAGCTGCGCACCGAGATGATCAAGCTGTTCGCCGACTTCGGCTGGACCCAGGAGAGGATCGCCCAGCTCACCGACCTGAGTCAGCCCGCCGTGTCCAAGCAGGTGACGAAGTACAAGGCGGGCGACCCGCTGCCCCCGATGGGACTCTCGCTCGACCAGCACGACGCGCCCTGGCTCGAAGGCCGCCTGTGGGGCCTCGCCGAGGAGATCTCCGAGAGCTGCGACGACACCGCCCGCTGCACCCGCTACCTCAACGCCGTTGCCCGGGGGAAGAAGCGCTTCACGCCGCAGAGCGTCGACGAGCTGCGGCGCCTCGTCGAGCAGGACCTGATGCTGCACCAGGCGGAGCTGCCCGGCGGCTACCGGGACGCCTACGACGAGATCAGCCGCGGTCTCGACGTCCCCGCGAGGGTCGCCACCACCGCACCGGCCGCCATGCGGCGCGCCCTCGCCCGCCGGCTCCAGCGCGACCGATTCAGGCGCGAAGAGTGA
- a CDS encoding radical SAM protein, whose amino-acid sequence MTAAIGTPSPRAAAARTRQVHLVDLTAIAGANYSPTLGYLQAAAQADPEVAAGCTFVRHALLSRGPAFEQVCEQVLAALDDPLVVAFTVYFWNRAKSVELARRVKQAWPGCHIVMGGNDVSYQQDALFAEAPWTDVLVHGDGEFRFVELLRSLLRGRDGLDGRDDRDGLDGLDGLASIDGLSYWAGAGAHRRLVTTKAADRIADLSAVPSPISVYSDAELAATSLLVYETNRGCPYGCAFCYWGGATNSKVRQFPMERIEADLDRIIRLAGPHMMLALADANFGILPRDVDIARMLVDTCERYGKRVDFFVTWAKNCNKRIVQMAGLLRDGGLLAPVTLSAQSFSADALELANRSNIRVDNFRKLQAEFRDLGIPTYTDLIWGMPGETYDSFLTGTEEVLTAGGAPIIFPLLLLNNTDYTREKFRQDQKVVVRHLPVDVSDPELTGDTVVSHATMTEQEWLRGLEFRFCLYLFQKSLLRCTLRLLHASGGVRMVDLCELLRDFLFEREHDPVAGAIARNYRDSWSQPDRMDRELIEGELNIAVGSGELYGRQETHYEAILHRLVRDPDTLARFLDEAVAVLLRSLPEECRPQGESLRAARELDLAAGAVFRAMATGVAEPLDFRLPADLMRLLRDAGDLPPELDCPQDGEITGRISAAPVFLQDFHPSYSFSRFVVLVWRGLVSPLREAAVDWTVGRVSTPSCLVADLGGRT is encoded by the coding sequence GTGACGGCGGCCATCGGCACCCCGTCCCCCCGAGCGGCAGCCGCCCGCACCCGCCAGGTGCATCTGGTGGACCTGACCGCGATCGCGGGCGCCAACTACAGCCCGACGCTGGGCTATCTGCAGGCGGCCGCCCAGGCCGACCCGGAGGTCGCAGCCGGCTGCACGTTCGTCCGGCACGCCCTGCTGTCCCGGGGCCCGGCCTTCGAGCAGGTCTGCGAGCAGGTGCTGGCGGCACTGGACGACCCGCTGGTGGTGGCCTTCACGGTCTACTTCTGGAACCGGGCCAAGTCCGTCGAGCTCGCCCGGCGCGTCAAGCAGGCCTGGCCCGGCTGCCACATCGTGATGGGCGGCAACGACGTCAGCTACCAGCAGGACGCGCTCTTCGCCGAGGCGCCGTGGACGGACGTCCTGGTGCACGGGGACGGCGAGTTCCGCTTCGTCGAGCTGCTGCGCTCACTGCTGCGCGGCCGCGACGGTCTCGACGGCCGCGACGACCGGGACGGCCTCGACGGCCTCGACGGTCTCGCGTCGATCGACGGCCTCAGCTACTGGGCCGGCGCCGGGGCGCACCGCCGGCTCGTCACCACCAAGGCCGCCGACCGCATCGCCGACCTGTCCGCCGTGCCCTCACCGATCTCCGTCTACTCGGACGCCGAACTGGCCGCGACCTCCCTGCTGGTCTACGAGACCAACCGGGGCTGCCCGTACGGCTGCGCGTTCTGCTACTGGGGCGGTGCGACCAACTCCAAGGTCCGCCAGTTCCCGATGGAGCGGATCGAGGCGGACCTGGACCGGATCATCCGGCTGGCCGGTCCGCACATGATGCTGGCCCTGGCGGATGCCAACTTCGGCATCCTGCCCCGGGACGTCGACATCGCCCGGATGCTGGTGGACACCTGCGAGCGGTACGGCAAGCGGGTCGACTTCTTCGTCACCTGGGCGAAGAACTGCAACAAGCGGATCGTGCAGATGGCCGGCCTGCTGCGCGACGGCGGGCTGCTGGCTCCGGTGACGCTGTCGGCGCAGTCCTTCAGCGCGGATGCCCTCGAACTGGCCAACCGGTCGAACATCAGGGTGGACAACTTCCGCAAGCTGCAAGCCGAGTTCCGCGACCTGGGCATCCCCACCTACACCGATCTGATCTGGGGGATGCCCGGCGAGACCTACGACAGCTTCCTCACCGGTACGGAGGAGGTGCTGACCGCGGGCGGAGCGCCGATCATCTTCCCGCTGCTGCTGCTGAACAACACCGACTACACCCGGGAGAAGTTCAGGCAGGACCAGAAGGTCGTGGTCCGCCACCTGCCGGTCGACGTCAGCGACCCCGAGCTGACCGGCGACACCGTGGTGAGCCACGCGACGATGACCGAACAGGAGTGGCTGCGCGGACTGGAGTTCAGGTTCTGCCTGTACCTCTTCCAGAAGTCCCTGCTGCGCTGCACTCTTCGTCTGCTGCACGCGAGCGGCGGCGTCCGGATGGTCGACCTGTGCGAGCTGCTGCGCGACTTCCTCTTCGAGCGGGAGCACGACCCGGTGGCCGGTGCCATCGCCCGCAACTACCGGGACTCCTGGTCGCAACCCGACCGGATGGACCGGGAGTTGATCGAGGGCGAGCTCAATATCGCCGTCGGCAGCGGTGAGTTGTACGGCCGCCAGGAGACCCACTACGAGGCGATCCTGCACCGCCTGGTACGCGACCCCGACACTCTGGCGCGCTTCCTGGACGAGGCGGTCGCGGTGCTGCTCCGGTCACTGCCCGAGGAGTGCCGACCGCAGGGCGAATCCCTGCGGGCCGCACGGGAGTTGGATCTGGCCGCGGGGGCGGTCTTCCGCGCGATGGCCACCGGGGTGGCCGAGCCGCTGGACTTCCGGCTGCCGGCCGACCTGATGCGCCTGCTCAGGGACGCTGGCGACCTGCCGCCCGAGCTCGACTGCCCGCAGGACGGCGAGATCACCGGCCGGATCAGCGCGGCGCCGGTCTTCCTGCAGGACTTCCACCCGAGCTACTCGTTCAGCCGGTTCGTGGTCCTGGTCTGGCGCGGCCTGGTCTCCCCCCTGCGGGAGGCCGCCGTCGACTGGACGGTCGGCAGGGTGTCGACTCCATCATGCCTGGTCGCAGACCTGGGCGGTAGGACGTAG
- a CDS encoding NAD(P)/FAD-dependent oxidoreductase, translating to MELCSTDATVLVIGGGPAGSLAAALLARSGVDVLLLEKEVFPRYHIGEALASSCRAVLELAGAVQEVDDFGFMSKHGGLFRWGTEKDWCADWTKMFGPEVRSWSVDRSEFDHLLLKNAAKQGARVVENAAVKRIVFDGDRPVAAEWVSGDAPEELRTTRFDFVVDASGRAGVLTAQHFRNRTRHEVFRNVAIWGYWDGEELLPGTPQGGSNIISSPDGWYWVIPLRGGRRSVGFVMHETAFRERRRAHDSLEGLLTELVDESDTLRTLLAGDTRISDAKVEQDYSYVSADFCGPGYFVAGDAACFLDPLLSSGVHLASYSALLAAASIVAVLDGEVQESEASAFYESLYRHAYSRMLAMVARMYDQYQGQAGYFWLAQRLTGLPTAPVGRPSNSAFVEIVAGVSDLFDAKHGRGPEQAEVASATATDADTATDTATDTATDEDRLGLVEIMPRDLWDDGSQLRLVTSPRLGLRREEPAAVGGRLRPPRPAESERVESERVESEPVAAPGLDASGLSVTR from the coding sequence ATGGAGTTGTGTTCAACTGACGCTACGGTACTGGTCATCGGCGGTGGCCCGGCCGGCTCCCTCGCTGCGGCCCTGCTCGCCCGCTCGGGCGTGGACGTGCTGCTCCTGGAGAAGGAGGTGTTTCCGCGCTATCACATCGGAGAGGCCCTGGCCTCGTCCTGCCGGGCGGTCCTGGAGCTCGCCGGCGCCGTGCAGGAGGTCGATGATTTCGGTTTCATGAGCAAGCACGGCGGTCTCTTCCGCTGGGGCACCGAGAAGGACTGGTGCGCGGACTGGACCAAGATGTTCGGGCCCGAAGTACGGTCCTGGTCGGTCGACCGCTCGGAATTCGACCACCTCCTGCTGAAGAACGCCGCCAAGCAGGGCGCCCGGGTGGTCGAGAACGCCGCCGTCAAGCGGATCGTGTTCGACGGCGACCGGCCGGTCGCCGCCGAGTGGGTGAGCGGCGACGCCCCCGAGGAGCTGCGCACCACCCGCTTCGACTTCGTCGTCGACGCCTCGGGGCGCGCCGGGGTGCTCACGGCGCAGCACTTCAGGAACCGCACGCGGCACGAGGTGTTCCGCAACGTCGCGATCTGGGGCTACTGGGACGGCGAGGAGCTGCTGCCGGGCACCCCGCAGGGCGGCAGCAACATCATCTCCTCCCCGGACGGCTGGTACTGGGTCATCCCGCTGCGGGGCGGCCGCCGCAGCGTCGGATTCGTCATGCACGAGACCGCCTTCCGTGAGCGGCGCCGGGCGCACGACTCGCTGGAAGGCCTGCTCACCGAGCTCGTCGACGAGTCCGACACGCTCCGCACCCTGCTGGCCGGTGACACCCGGATCTCCGACGCGAAGGTCGAGCAGGACTACTCCTACGTCTCGGCCGACTTCTGCGGCCCCGGGTACTTCGTGGCCGGCGACGCGGCCTGCTTCCTCGACCCGCTGCTCTCCAGCGGGGTGCACCTAGCCTCGTACAGCGCGCTGCTCGCCGCCGCCTCGATCGTCGCGGTGCTGGACGGCGAGGTCCAGGAGAGCGAGGCGAGCGCGTTCTACGAGTCGCTCTACCGTCATGCGTACAGCCGGATGCTCGCCATGGTGGCCCGCATGTACGACCAGTACCAGGGCCAGGCCGGCTACTTCTGGCTCGCGCAGCGGCTGACCGGCCTGCCCACCGCGCCGGTCGGCCGGCCCAGCAACTCGGCCTTCGTCGAGATCGTCGCCGGCGTCTCGGACCTCTTCGACGCCAAGCACGGCCGGGGCCCCGAGCAGGCGGAAGTGGCGAGTGCCACCGCCACCGACGCCGACACCGCTACGGACACCGCCACGGACACCGCCACCGACGAGGACCGTCTCGGCCTGGTCGAGATCATGCCGCGCGACCTCTGGGACGACGGCTCGCAGCTGCGGCTGGTCACTTCACCGCGCCTGGGCCTGCGGCGCGAGGAGCCCGCCGCCGTCGGCGGACGGCTGCGCCCGCCGCGCCCCGCCGAGTCCGAGCGCGTCGAGTCCGAGCGCGTCGAGTCCGAGCCCGTGGCCGCGCCCGGCCTGGACGCGTCCGGCCTGAGCGTGACCAGGTGA
- a CDS encoding cation:proton antiporter → MNTEHLAAEAILATGAITALSALAAPLCRRLGQPLVVGQLVMGVALGLLPGRLTRLLFPPDVLPFLTVIAQLGLVLFLFSVGYELDLHTLHRRGRTVLLVSAGSLGVPLLLGGALGWALSDAKLLGSAAGVRPGPAILFVAVALSITAVPVLAGIIRERALTASTPGVTAMASAGITDAIGWLLLAAAVAAATTGHQSGSVPLAFAGYLLALVLVVRPALRRWMRRARPAGRDLAPVVIAVLMLSARCTSQLGLHAVFGALAIGVLMPRDPDGSPDPQLRHSVERAGSALLPLFFVVTGLTVRIGQLSGRDWLILGVVVVLATAGKLAGGAVAARIGGLGRRESLIVGTLLNTRGLTELIALNTGWSAGLIGRHLYTVLVLMALITTMLTGPLLSLLGIPVPRSGPGSEPGSEPGAAGRPAVPRALRAAERRARA, encoded by the coding sequence GTGAACACCGAACACCTGGCCGCGGAGGCGATCCTGGCCACCGGGGCGATCACCGCCTTGAGCGCACTCGCCGCGCCACTCTGCCGGCGGCTCGGACAACCCCTCGTGGTAGGGCAGTTGGTCATGGGTGTGGCGCTCGGGCTGCTGCCGGGCCGGCTCACCCGGCTGCTGTTCCCGCCCGACGTCCTGCCGTTCCTCACCGTCATCGCGCAACTCGGCCTCGTACTCTTCCTGTTCTCCGTCGGCTACGAGCTCGACCTGCACACCCTGCACCGTCGCGGACGCACCGTCCTGCTGGTGTCGGCGGGCAGCCTCGGGGTGCCGCTGCTGCTGGGCGGGGCGCTGGGGTGGGCACTGTCGGACGCGAAGCTGCTCGGCAGCGCGGCGGGGGTCCGACCCGGCCCGGCCATCCTGTTCGTCGCCGTGGCGCTGTCGATCACGGCGGTCCCGGTGCTGGCCGGCATCATCCGGGAGCGCGCGCTCACCGCGAGCACGCCCGGGGTGACGGCGATGGCCTCCGCCGGAATCACCGACGCGATCGGGTGGTTGCTGCTCGCCGCCGCGGTCGCTGCCGCCACCACCGGCCACCAGTCCGGGTCCGTGCCGCTCGCCTTCGCCGGCTATCTGCTGGCGCTGGTCCTGGTCGTGCGGCCGGCGCTGCGCCGGTGGATGCGCCGGGCCCGACCGGCCGGACGCGATCTGGCGCCCGTGGTCATCGCGGTGCTGATGCTCTCCGCGCGGTGCACCTCCCAGCTCGGCCTGCACGCCGTCTTCGGCGCGCTGGCCATCGGGGTGCTGATGCCGCGCGACCCGGACGGATCGCCCGACCCCCAGCTGCGGCACTCGGTGGAACGGGCCGGCTCGGCCCTGCTGCCGCTCTTCTTCGTGGTCACCGGCCTGACGGTGAGGATCGGCCAACTGTCCGGTCGGGACTGGCTGATCCTCGGCGTCGTCGTGGTGCTGGCGACCGCCGGCAAGCTCGCGGGCGGGGCGGTGGCGGCCCGGATCGGCGGGCTGGGCCGGCGGGAGTCCCTGATCGTCGGGACCCTGCTCAACACCCGGGGACTGACCGAGCTGATCGCCCTGAACACCGGCTGGAGCGCCGGGCTGATCGGACGCCACCTCTACACCGTCCTGGTGCTGATGGCACTCATCACCACCATGCTGACCGGCCCGCTGCTCTCACTGCTCGGCATCCCGGTCCCGAGATCGGGACCGGGATCGGAGCCGGGGTCGGAGCCGGGAGCGGCGGGCCGCCCTGCGGTGCCCCGTGCGCTCAGAGCAGCAGAACGCCGAGCTCGGGCGTGA